The Henckelia pumila isolate YLH828 chromosome 2, ASM3356847v2, whole genome shotgun sequence genome includes a window with the following:
- the LOC140877676 gene encoding uncharacterized protein, whose translation MAWRIPGVVIEHGLVNIFGDMDVSNMYSLYKDSDLVAIWIEETMPEPEMVLDELGNIVPPNPVLENECNPASDQVLENESGQTNCEAHVSGQHLDEDLHLFDDIFDSYHQTLPFQKPSSHDPDPTNVVSGADDDISDSSEFDDSSDENYSNPSSKGGLDDVQSSTDEDIFVESLSTEAECEWYSDGDEDDVDDLSMKGSDEEGPRHPTFKDGQDMKNFSLLCGRNGRIKLDPISSPIELEELLSKENEESRHFKQYIRAYNHVFSFTSIGVNLDESLVTAASGIYTFRAQGTIYHSIGSLLPHENSRPRYMQMWIVDTDNEIDNRLRENQELRRELLIKIQRILDQYNPFVQVYRQIGQRQDIPNCILIIKQQKSNQRQYCQPTASQVAAVIVDNEYPENLSGRDIIVEVSSSSTNGTYGWDINSRNIDGTRLTCLDYYSYRLQIRANCSALFLRGGRLLQQYVVDNYVKIETQRLRWIRTNQHNIRSELYQGLQDCLHGGENNAGNVGRRVVLPSFFPGSPRDMYQRYQDAMNLVQTYGKPDLFLAMTCNPNWIEIKEQLLPGQSPEDRPDLITRVFKAKFEEFKKDVVERGVLGKVISYSYVIEYQKRGLPHVHMLLIFETIDKLHNPDDFDSVVRAKIPSQTDEPNLYEAVLRHMIHGPCGLVNPHSPCMRDGICKKKFPKPFTSYTALGNDSYPIYRRREAAPMLLNENGQVMVNNGPDRVALELRNGNNCDEIQQFMDGRWICAPEALWRIFSFEFIRMHPSVFRLQIHLPNQKLIRFKSHQHVSDVIEDDDNSKTMLTEFFTMNCDSSFIEKYLYRKFPQHYRWVQSQKKWVPRRGRNKVVGRIYIVSPSEGERFYEHILLNHVRGPKNFEELKTVNGVTYPTFKEAAEYRGLLEQDDYVRHCIHEACSIKMSSSLRRLFVSILVFCQPTRVRELWNEFHPYMSEDYGISTSSTNYFITNKLLLKLRRLLHQNKMKLDDFDLPPISVEFLDESPLPRIIEDELAIQISDEDYRSVENLNSQQRNAFDTIVQSIMCNHPKLFFIDGPGGIGKTLLYRSILAYLRKKGKILIAVATSGIAATLLPGGRTAHSRLKIPLNPTAETLCNIEKQKDLAKLIRRASGIVWDEAPMTNRYAFESVNKTFQDIMENMLPFGGKTMIFGGDFCQVLPIVKRGSAREQIAASISKSTFWNSVNVLHLRQNMRSAEEFEFSQLLLCIGDGLQHTINEDFIKLPDSMVIPWEDEHSISQLIDVIFPKMVDHTNDANYMVNRTIITPKNVDVDKINEILIAKFPGEEREYSSWDIVEDDNNNLFQEEFLNNLSPSGLPPHRIVLKVGCPIMLLRNVAPELGLCNGTRLICRNLYRNFVDAEIIAGPHKGTRYFLHRMPLKSELDSGLPFELTRKQLPIRLSFALTINKAQGQTIPNIGIFLRDHVFSHGQLYVALSRGVSQQRTKILVKDGKLPHRSGVYTKNVVYKDVLLRNS comes from the exons ATGGCATGGAG aattCCTGGTGTAGTGATTGAACACGGTTTGGTGAATATTTTTGGAGATATGGATGTGTCGAATATGTATTCGTTGTATAAGGATTCCGACTTGGTAGCCATATGGATTGAAGAGACAATGCCAGAACCAGAAATGGTGTTAGATGAATTAGGAAACATTGTACCTCCTAATCCC GTACTTGAGAATGAATGTAATCCTGCCTCTGACCAAGTGCTTGAGAATGAAAGTGGCCAAACTAATTGTGAGGCTCATGTTTCTGGCCAGCATTTGGATGAAGACCTTCACTTGTTTGATGATATTTTTGACAGTTATCATCAAACGCTTCCTTTTCAAAAACCAAGCTCTCATGACCCTGATCCTACTAATGTTGTTAGTGGTGCAGATGATGACATTTCAGATTCTAGCGAATTTGATGATTCAAGTGATGAAAATTATTCAAATCCATCATCCAAAGGAGGTTTGGATGATGTTCAATCGAGCACTGATGAAGATATATTCGTTGAGAGTTTGAGTACTGAGG CTGAGTGTGAATGGTATAGTGATGGAGATGAAGATGATGTTGATGATCTTAGTATGAAGGGCTCTGATGAAGAGGGGCCTAGGCATCCAACTTTCAAAGATGGACAAGATATGAAGAATTTTTCACTA TTATGCGGTAGAAATGGACGCATAAAATTGGATccaatatcatcaccaattgaGCTTGAAGAATTATTATCTAAAGAAAATGAAGAAAGCAGACACTTTAAGCAGTACATAAGGGCATACAATCATGTTTTCTCATTTACGTCTATTGGAGTTAACCTAGATGAATCATTGGTAACAGCTGCAAGTGGGATTTACACATTCCGTGCTCAGGGTACAATATATCACTCAATTGGAAGTCTTCTACCACATGAAAATAGTAGGCCGAGATACATGCAAATGTGGATTGTAGATACCGATAATGAGATAGACAACAGGCTTCGAGAAAATCAAGAACTAAGAAGAGAATTGTTGATAAAGATACAAAGGATACTTGATCAATATAACCCCTTTGTGCAAGTCTACCGACAAATTGGACAACGTCAGGATATACCTAACTGCATACTAATCATTAAGCAGCAAAAATCAAATCAACGTCAATATTGCCAACCAACAGCATCTCAAGTTGCAGCGGTTATTGTAGACAATGAATATCCGGAAAACTTAAGTGGCAGGGATATCATAGTCGAAG TATCCTCTTCTTCTACAAATGGAACATATGGCTGGGATATAAATAGCCGCAATATTGATGGAACAAGGCTAACATGTTTAGACTATTATTCCTACCGTTTACAG ataCGAGCAAATTGTTCAGCATTATTTCTTCGGGGAGGCCGTCTGCTACAACAATATGTGGTTGATAATTATGTGAAGATAGAAACACAGAGGCTGAGATGGATTCGTACAAATCAACATAATATTCGATCAGAACTTTACCAAGGACTTCAAGATTGTCTACATGGCGGAGAAAATAATGCAG GAAATGTTGGTCGTAGAGTAGTGCTTCCCTCATTTTTCCCTGGTAGCCCACGTGATATGTATCAAAGATATCAAGATGCAATGAATTTGGTCCAAACATATGGAAAACCAGATTTATTTCTTGCAATGACATGTAATCCAAATTGGATTGAAATAAAAGAGCAACTCCTACCAGGTCAATCACCTGAAGATCGTCCAGATTTGATAACAAGGGTATTCAAGgcaaaatttgaagaattcaaAAAAGATGTTGTGGAAAGAGGGGTTTTAGGAAAAGTTATTTCTTACTCATATGTTATCGAATACCAAAAGAGAGGATTGCCTCATGTTCACATGTTGCTCATATTTGAAACCATTGACAAGTTGCATAATcctgatgattttgattcagtTGTACGTGCTAAAATACCATCGCAAACAGATGAACCTAATTTGTATGAAGCAGTACTCCGCCACATGATACATGGACCATGTGGATTAGTCAACCCTCATAGTCCATGTATGCGAGATGGTATTTGTAAGAAGAAATTTCCTAAACCCTTTACATCATACACAGCTTTAGGAAATGATTCATATCCTATATATCGAAGACGTGAAGCTGCACCAATGTTACTTAATGAAAATGGTCAGGTTATGGTTAACAATG GACCTGATAGAGTGGCATTAGAACTACGCAATGGAAATAACTGCGATGAAATTCAACAATTTATGGATGGAAGATGGATTTGTGCACCTGAAGCATTATGGAgaattttttcttttgaatttattcGGATGCATCCTTCAGTTTTTAGACTCCAAATACACTTACCAAATCAAAAACTAATTAGATTCAAATCACATCAGCATGTAAGTGATGTAATTGAAGATGATGATAACTCAAAGACTATGCTGACAGAATTTTTCACAATGAATTGTGATTCTTCATTCATTGAGAAATATTTGTATCGGAAATTTCCACAACATTACAGATGGGTACAATCTCAGAAAAAATGGGTTCCACGAAGGGGTCGAAACAAAGTTGTTGGAAGGATATATATCGTCTCTCCATCTGAAGGTGAAAGGTTCTATGAACACATCCTCTTAAATCATGTCCGAGGACCTAAGAATTTTGAAGAACTCAAGACTGTAAATGGTGTCACGTACCCAACATTCAAAGAGGCAGCTGAATATCGAGGACTTCTTGAACAAGATGATTATGTTCGTCATTGTATACATGAAGCATGTTCAATAAAAATGTCATCCTCACTAAGAAGGCTATTTGTGTCGATATTGGTTTTTTGTCAACCAACACGAGTTAGAGAACTTTGGAATGAATTTCATCCATATATGTCTGAGGATTATGGTATATCAACTTCGTCGACCAATTACTTCATCACAAACAAATTGTTGCTCAAGTTACGAAGATTGTTACATCAGAACAAAATGAAACTCGATGATTTTGATTTACCACCTATAAGTGTTGAGTTTTTGGATGAATCTCCACTCCCAAGGATAATTGAGGATGAGCTTGCTATTCAAATTTCAGATGAAGATTACAGATctgttgaaaatttaaattctcAACAAAGGAATGCGTTTGACACTATTGTTCAGAGCATCATGTGCAATCATCCAAAGCTATTTTTTATTGATGGTCCGGGTGGAATTGGAAAAACTTTATTATATCGCTCAATTTTAGCGTATTTAAGAAAGAAAGGTAAAATTTTAATAGCAGTTGCAACTTCTGGAATAGCCGCAACTTTGTTACCAGGTGGAAGGACTGCACATTCACGTCTCAAAATTCCACTTAATCCAACAGCTGAAACACTTTGCAACATTGAAAAACAAAAGGATCTGGCAAAGTTGATCAGGCGTGCATCAGGTATAGTGTGGGATGAAGCTCCAATGACTAATCGTTATGCTTTTGAATCCGTTAATAAAACTTTTCAAGATATTATGGAAAACATGTTGCCATTTGGTGGAAAAACAATGATTTTCGGTGGAGATTTTTGTCAAGTATTACCCATTGTTAAAAGAGGATCAGCACGAGAACAAATTGCTGCAAGCATTTCAAAGTCTACATTTTGGAATTCTGTTAATGTACTACATCTTCGTCAAAATATGAGATCGGCCGAAGAATTTGAGTTCTCGCAATTACTTCTATGCATTGGCGATGGTTTGCAACATACCATAAAtgaagattttataaaattaccaGATTCGATGGTCATACCATGGGAAGATGAACATTCAATTTCTCAATTGATTGATGttatttttccaaaaatggtAGATCATACCAACGATGCAAACTACATGGTTAACAGAACCATAATTACTCCAAAAAATGTAGATGTtgataaaataaatgaaatactCATTGCAAAATTTCCTGGGGAAGAAAGAGAATATTCATCTTGGGATATCGTTGAAGATGACAACAACAACCTCTTCCAAGAAGAGTTTTTAAACAATCTTAGTCCAAGTGGTCTTCCACCACATAGAATTGTTTTAAAAGTAGGTTGTCCTATTATGCTCTTACGAAATGTGGCACCTGAACTTGGACTATGCAACGGAACAAGGTTGATATGTCGCAATCTGTATAGAAACTTCGTAGATGCCGAAATTATAGCGGGTCCTCACAAGGGAACAAGATATTTTCTCCATCGAATGCCTTTGAAAAGTGAACTGGATTCTGGATTGCCATTTGAGTTGACACGTAAACAGTTGCCTATAAGATTGAGTTTTGCTCTCACAATAAACAAAGCACAAGGACAAACAATACCAAACATAGGTATATTTTTGCGTGATCACGTGTTCAGCCATGGCCAGCTTTATGTGGCACTTTCAAGAGGAGTTTCACAACAGCGTACAAAAATTTTGGTCAAAGATGGAAAATTGCCTCATAGATCCGGTGTTTACACCAAAAACGTCGTTTACAAAGATGTGTTACTTCGTAATAGTTGA